CACACGATCGTCTGCGGATTCGGACGAATGGGAGTTCGCGTTGCCGAGGAACTTCAGCAGCTCGACCAACCGTTCGTGGTGATCGACGAAAATTCATCGCGAGTGGAACTAGCTCAGCGAGCGGGCATGCTAGCGATGGTCGGCAATGCCACGGACGAAGACACGTTGCTGTCCGCCGGCATCAACCACGCTCGCGGTTTGGCCACGTTGCTTCCCGATGATGCCGCCAACGCGTTCATCTGCGTCACTGCGAGAGACCTGGCCGACACCGTCGAGATCGTTTCTCGAGCGGAGAATCACTCAGCTCAGAAAAAGCTGATTCGCTGCGGTGCCAACCACGTCGTGATGGCCGCGACGATCGGTGCGATGCGTGCGACTCAGTTGCTGGTTCGCCCCACCGCGTCCGCCGTTTTAGAATCCTATGGGTTGTCACACGGGATCAGTGAAGAACTGTCCGCGATCGGGTTGAGCCTGGAAGAATTGGAACTGTCCGGAAGCTCGCCCCTGGTCGGCAAACCGCTCGGCGACATCCAAGTTCGCGGCAATCGAGGATTTCTGATTGTCGGTGTGAAGCGGGGCGATGACCCGATTCAGATGAACCCCAGTGGCAGCTTGATCTTGAAAGCCAAGGACACAGTGATCGTGGTCGGCCATCAAGACGACATCACTGCCTTGTGTTTGGCTCACAAAGTTCAGCGGCACGAGATGCTCTACCGCGGCGTCAAAGTCTGACTCAAATCAACCGCCGCGACGCTTCCAACATCCGGCCGATCAGGCGTCTTTCGACGAAGCCGCCTCAGATTTCGCACTAGCGATTCCGCTGGCAATCAAACCGGCCATGTACCCGCCTTTGAATCCAGCATCGATGTTGACCACCGCCACGTTCGCGGCACACGAAGTCAACATTCCCATCAAGGGCGTCAGACCAGCAAAGTGGGCACCGTATCCCGTGCTGGCGGGAACCGCGATCACGGGAGTCGCCACGTGACCGGCCAATGCGGCGGGCAGGGCACCTTCCATTCCCGCGACTACCACGATGGCGGCGGCGGATCGCAATCGAGGCACCGCGGCCAACAAACGCTGCGGTCCGGCAACGCCGATGTCGTCGATCCGCTCGCAAGCGATTCCCATCCAAGCCAGTGTTTCAGCAGCTTCGTCGGCCACGTGCGCATCGGTGCTCCCAGCGGTGACAACAGCGACATGAGTCGAGTGGCCCTCGACGCCGATGGGTTCCAAGCTTTCGTCGCCACAACCAATTCGCAACGTGCGAGCGGACGGGTTGTACCGGGTGTTCTCGAACACCCGCCGCAGTTGAGCCGCCGCAGTCGCGTCGATTCGTGTGATCAAGCACGCTTGACCAACCGCGATCTGAGTTTGCACGATTTGGGTCATCAGGTCCGTTGATTTCCCCTCGCCGTAAATCACTTCGCCAAAACCACAGCGAGCCTGGCGTCCCAAGTCCACGGTCGCACCGGGCACCGTTTGCATGTCCGCAGACGCTCCCAACGAACTGGCCTGAATGGATTCCACCGCGGCTTCCACGTTGGTTTGCCCGGAAGCGACATCCTGCAGAATTTGAAGCAGGGCGGGGGAGGGCGGTTGATTGGAGGGTGGGTTCATAGCGTTCTGCTTGACTTTCCGGCCAGGATCCTTCTGACCGTCCTTGCGTGTTTCGCACCGGACAACTTAAATGCGAGACCTTCAAACATAGCCGATTCCCCCGCATTTGGATGCAGATCTGAGATGAAAAGTTGTGTGCTAGCCTATTCCGGTGGTCTCGATACGTCCGTCATTCTGGGCTGGCTCCAGGACCAAGGCTACGAAGTCCACTGCGTCTACGTTGATCTTGGACAACCCTGCGAGGACCGCGACGCCATCATGGAGAAGGCTCGCACCTGCGGCGCGAAATCGTCTCGCCTGGTCGACGTTCGCGAAGAATTGTGCCGCGATTTTGCGTTTCCCGTGTTGGCGTGGCAAGCCAAGTACGAGCAAATCTATCTGCTGGGCACCTCGATCGCTCGCCCGCTGATCAGCAAGGTCTGCCTCGAAGTCGCTCGCGAAGTCGGCGCGACCGCCTACGCTCACGGAGCAACCGGCAAGGGCAATGACCAATGTCGTTTCCAACTGGCCGCGGAAGCTCTCGATCCAGGCATCGAGATGATCGCTCCTTGGCGGATCAAATCGTTCCGCGATGCGTTCCCGGGCCGAACCGAATTGATCGAGTACTGCGACGTCAAACGAATTCCCGTCAAAGCCTCGA
The nucleotide sequence above comes from Rhodopirellula bahusiensis. Encoded proteins:
- a CDS encoding potassium channel family protein, with the protein product MQPTPLRRILLGLGVFLMICAIAIVAYIQMGWSVSDAIYMVVITIFGVGYGEVKPVDTPALRTLTIAIIVLGYGAAIYTVGGFIQFLVDGELQSLLRNRKMSQGIASLRGHTIVCGFGRMGVRVAEELQQLDQPFVVIDENSSRVELAQRAGMLAMVGNATDEDTLLSAGINHARGLATLLPDDAANAFICVTARDLADTVEIVSRAENHSAQKKLIRCGANHVVMAATIGAMRATQLLVRPTASAVLESYGLSHGISEELSAIGLSLEELELSGSSPLVGKPLGDIQVRGNRGFLIVGVKRGDDPIQMNPSGSLILKAKDTVIVVGHQDDITALCLAHKVQRHEMLYRGVKV
- the larB gene encoding nickel pincer cofactor biosynthesis protein LarB, with protein sequence MNPPSNQPPSPALLQILQDVASGQTNVEAAVESIQASSLGASADMQTVPGATVDLGRQARCGFGEVIYGEGKSTDLMTQIVQTQIAVGQACLITRIDATAAAQLRRVFENTRYNPSARTLRIGCGDESLEPIGVEGHSTHVAVVTAGSTDAHVADEAAETLAWMGIACERIDDIGVAGPQRLLAAVPRLRSAAAIVVVAGMEGALPAALAGHVATPVIAVPASTGYGAHFAGLTPLMGMLTSCAANVAVVNIDAGFKGGYMAGLIASGIASAKSEAASSKDA